The bacterium sequence TCCTGCAAGCAGTAGAGCCCCCGCCCGCGGTCGCCGTAGTGCTCGGCCGACACCTCCGGCAGCGCCACCACGACGACGATGAGAGGAGCCTCGGCGATGAACATCTGCCCGTAGGCCGCCTCGCCCAGCCTGACCTTCACGCCCCGATCCCACACCAGGATGAAACGCCAGTGCTGGCGGTTGCCCGCCGACGGCGCCCAGCGCAGCGACTCCTTCAACAGCTCCACGTGATCGGGAGGGAGCGGCTCGCCGGTGAAGTCGCGGCAGGAGCGCCTCGCCAGGATGGCATCTATCACGGGATTCATGCGGTCACCGGCTCCTTTTTTCGATGGCGGCCCGGACCAGGCCATGGAAGAGGGGGTTCGGGGCGAGCGGTCGGCTGGTGTACTCGGGGTGGAACTGGCTGGCCACGAAGTAGGGGTGACCGGGCAGCTCCAGCACCTGCATGATAGCGCCGTCAGGGGTGGTGCCCACGAAGCGCATCCCCATTTTCTCGAAAATCTCGCGGTAGTCGTTGTTGAACTCGAAGCGATGGCGGAAGCGCTCGGTGACCTCGGTGCGGCCGTAGAGCCCGGCCACCGCGCTCTTCGGGTCCAGGCGCACCTTGTGGCCCCCCAGACGCATGGTGCCGCCGAGCCTCAATTTCTTTTTCTGCTCGGGGAGAAGGTGGATGACCGGGTGGGGCGTGCGGCTGTTGACCTCGGTGGTCTGGGCGTCTTCGAGACCGCAGACGTGGCGCGCGAACTCCACCACGGCGAAGTGGAAGCCGTAGCAGATGCCCAGGAAGGGCAGCCCCCGCTCCCGGGCGTACTGGATGACCTGGATTTTGCCCTCCACCCCCCGGGCGCCGAAGCCGCCGGGGACGATGACGCCGGCCGTGTCGGGGGGCAGCATCCGCTCCACGTCCTCGGGCCGCGCTATCTCGGTGGTGTCCACCCACACGGGCTCCACCCGGACCCCCAGCGCCACCCCCGAGTGCTCCAGGGCGTTGACGATGCTGATGTAGGAGTCCTTCAGCGTGGCGTACTTGCCGGTGATGGCGATTCTGACCACGGGAAGGCCCTCGGCCTGCACGTGCTCCACGTAGGAGTGGAGCGGGGGCTCGGACTTGCCGTTGGTCGGGATCGGCATGGAGAGCTTGAGCCTTTGGGTCACCAGCCAGGCCAGCCGCTGGAGGTCCAGCACGTAGGGCAGGGTGTAGATGCTGGGCAGGTCCGGCGAGCTGATGACGTTCTCCTGGGCCACGTTGCAGAAGAGGGCTATCTTCTGCCGCACCTTCGGGGCGACGCCCTTGGGGCTGCGACCCACGATGATGTCGGGCTGGATGCCGGTCTCGAGGAGCTTTTTGACCGAGTGCTGGGTCGGCTTGGACTTCTGCTCCCCCGAGGCCTCGTTGTAGGGGAGCATGGTGACGTGGGCGAACATGACGTTCTCGCGCCCCTCGGCCACGAAGAGCTCCCGCGCCGCCTCCACGAAGTGCAGGTTCTCGATGTCGCCGATGGTGCCGCCGATTTCGATGAGCACGATGTCGAAGGGCCGAGAGCTCGCCAGCGTGCGGATGAAGTTCTTGACCTCCCCGGTGACGTGGGGGATGACCAGCACGTCGCGCCCCAGGTAGTCCCCCTTGCGCTCCTTCTCCAGCACCGTCCGGTAGAGCTTGCCCGAGGTCAGGTAGTTGTCGGAGGAGAGGTCGTAGTTGAGGAAGCGCTCGTAGGTGCCTAGGTCCATGTCGCACTCGGTGCCGTCGTCCAGGACGAAGACCTCGCCGTGCCGGTAGGGGTTCAGCGTCCCGGCGTCGTAGTTGAGGTAGCCGTCAATCTTCAGCTGGCTCACCGAGAAACCGTAGTGCTTCAAAAGGTGCCCCAGCGACGCCGAGAAGACACCCTTCCCGAC is a genomic window containing:
- a CDS encoding nitroreductase family protein, with the translated sequence MNPVIDAILARRSCRDFTGEPLPPDHVELLKESLRWAPSAGNRQHWRFILVWDRGVKVRLGEAAYGQMFIAEAPLIVVVVALPEVSAEHYGDRGRGLYCLQDTAAAVQNLLLAAHSLGHCSCWVGAFDEGGVRRVLSLGADERPVALVPVGKGTCTEERTDRVPPKKVFHELP
- the pyrG gene encoding CTP synthase (glutamine hydrolyzing); this encodes MEGLFDFESISAKTDDIEDVDFFPEKYRIGRTKYIVITGGVMSGVGKGVFSASLGHLLKHYGFSVSQLKIDGYLNYDAGTLNPYRHGEVFVLDDGTECDMDLGTYERFLNYDLSSDNYLTSGKLYRTVLEKERKGDYLGRDVLVIPHVTGEVKNFIRTLASSRPFDIVLIEIGGTIGDIENLHFVEAARELFVAEGRENVMFAHVTMLPYNEASGEQKSKPTQHSVKKLLETGIQPDIIVGRSPKGVAPKVRQKIALFCNVAQENVISSPDLPSIYTLPYVLDLQRLAWLVTQRLKLSMPIPTNGKSEPPLHSYVEHVQAEGLPVVRIAITGKYATLKDSYISIVNALEHSGVALGVRVEPVWVDTTEIARPEDVERMLPPDTAGVIVPGGFGARGVEGKIQVIQYARERGLPFLGICYGFHFAVVEFARHVCGLEDAQTTEVNSRTPHPVIHLLPEQKKKLRLGGTMRLGGHKVRLDPKSAVAGLYGRTEVTERFRHRFEFNNDYREIFEKMGMRFVGTTPDGAIMQVLELPGHPYFVASQFHPEYTSRPLAPNPLFHGLVRAAIEKRSR